In a genomic window of Zingiber officinale cultivar Zhangliang chromosome 9B, Zo_v1.1, whole genome shotgun sequence:
- the LOC122024929 gene encoding formin-1-like, protein MEFGAHSSLLRLVIFAFCCILLCSSSSTHHEVREGAVLVTGTVYCDTCFRQPDAKSTQVISGGWVAVECGSSGSNSPSYRTVVRTNRQGVFRAHLPAKIGGDRLHYLESCAVELIKTNQPFCAVASSATVPRQLRLKSRRHGVHVYSAGFFSFKPLNQPEMCSQKPVPFGDQKAPAEEQAGTGGFFPPLPPFNLLPPLLPSSPPASSALLPPFPLHPPSAPVNFPPPADTAIAPPRAGWGLLFPPATPLVLPFPRLPGLPPAFP, encoded by the exons ATGGAATTTGGAGCTCACTCCTCGCTCCTTCGCTTAGTCATCTTCGCCTTTTGTTGCATCTTGTTGTGCTCTTCCTCCTCGACTCACCATGAAGTGAGAGAGGGTGCAGTGCTGGTGACCGGCACTGTCTATTGCGATACTTGCTTTCGACAACCCGACGCTAAGTCCACTCAGGTCATCTCAG GTGGTTGGGTGGCAGTGGAGTGTGGAAGTTCAGGTTCAAACAGTCCGAGCTACCGGACGGTGGTCAGGACTAACCGGCAAGGAGTGTTTCGAGCTCACCTTCCGGCCAAAATCGGCGGCGATCGGCTCCACTACCTCGAGTCCTGCGCGGTGGAGCTCATCAAAACCAACCAGCCCTTCTGTGCGGTGGCGTCCTCTGCCACCGTTCCCCGCCAGCTCCGACTCAAGTCCAGGCGGCACGGAGTCCACGTCTACTCCGCCGGATTCTTCAGCTTCAAGCCGCTGAACCAGCCGGAGATGTGCTCCCAGAAGCCGGTACCGTTCGGAGACCAGAAGGCGCCAGCGGAGGAGCAGGCCGGAACCGGCGGGTTCTTCCCTCCACTTCCGCCCTTCAACTTACTGCCGCCGCTACTGCCGAGCTCGCCGCCGGCCTCGTCGGCTCTCCTGCCGCCATTTCCTCTGCATCCACCTTCCGCGCCGGTTAACTTTCCTCCGCCAGCTGATACGGCGATCGCACCGCCCCGAGCCGGATGGGGCCTGTTATTCCCTCCGGCGACGCCGCTAGTCCTGCCTTTTCCTAGGCTCCCCGGTCTTCCGCCGGCGTTTCCTTGA
- the LOC122023547 gene encoding polypyrimidine tract-binding protein homolog 1-like isoform X4 encodes MISYYASSSEPAQVRGKTVYIQYSNRQEIVNNKTSGEVVGNVLLVTIEGVEAGDVSIDVIHLVFSAFGFVHKIATFEKTAGFQALIQYTDVATAAEARNALDGRSIPRYLLPEHVETCHLRITFSAHTDLNIKFQSHRSRDYTNPYLPVNPSAIEGTIQPVLGPDGKVKEPESNVLLASIENMQYAVTVDVLHTVFAAFGTVQKIAIFEKNGGTQALIQYPDVTTATVAKEALEGHCIYDGGYCKLHLSYSRHTDLNVKAYSDKSRDYTIPDAGILATSHAPNASSSLLSNPLAAGVAMQQPIPNGQMPTWDPSKANYASASRTFPSQSFIPTTVAPYQTSGALPTSSAGYLQAPQQTPQYGMHPRPSGGAPFADQPPRYF; translated from the exons ATGATCTCATATTATGCCTCTTCCTCTGAACCTGCACAAGTTCGTGGCAAAACTGTTTATATCCAATATTCAAACAGGCAAGAGATTGTGAACAACAAGACTTCTGGAGAGGTTGTTGGAAACGTCTTACTTGTTACAATAGAGGGTGTGGAAGCTGGTGATGTCAGCATAGATGTTATTCATTTG GTATTTTCTGCATTTGGATTTGTTCACAAAATTGCTACTTTTGAAAAGACTGCTGGTTTCCAg GCGTTGATTCAATACACTGATGTAGCAACTGCTGCAGAAGCTAGAAATGCCTTGGATGGAAGAAGTATCCCAAG GTACTTGCTTCCGGAGCATGTTGAAACATGCCACTTGCGAATTACTTTTTCTGCTCATACAGATTTGAATATCAAATTCCAGTCTCATCGTAGCAG GGATTACACTAATCCTTACCTTCCTGTAAATCCTTCAGCAATTGAGGGTACCATACAG CCTGTCCTTGGACCTGATGGGAAGGTGAAGGAACCTGAGAGCAATGTGCTTCTTGCGTCCATTGAGAACATGCAATATGCTGTGACTGTTGATGTTCTTCACACA GTGTTTGCAGCTTTTGGTACAGTCCAGAAAATTGCAATATTTGAGAAGAACGGAGGAACTCAAGCTTTGATCCAGTATCCAG ACGTGACTACTGCAACAGTTGCCAAAGAGGCTCTGGAGGGACACTGCATTTATGATGGTGGCTACTGTAAGCTTCATCTGTCATACTCTCGTCATACTGATCTCAATGTAAAG GCATACAGTGACAAGAGCAGGGATTACACCATTCCTGATGCAGGGATACTCGCAACATCACATGCTCCTAATGCTTCTAGTAGTTTGCTGAGCAATCCACTTGCAGCTGGGGTTGCCATGCAACAACCGATTCCTAATGGGCAAATGCCTACTTGGGATCCAAGCAAAGCCAACTATGCATCGGCTTCAAGGACATTCCCCAGCCAGTCATTTATTCCAACCACTGTTGCTCCGTACCAAACGTCAGGTGCTCTCCCCACTTCATCTGCTGGTTACCTTCAAGCTCCACAGCAGACGCCTCAGTACGGTATGCATCCAAGGCCTTCTGGTGGTGCACCATTTGCAGACCAACCTCCTAGGTATTTCTAG